TTCCAACCAAGTAGCAAACCGAACCGTATCTATATTTCTTATCTTTTTCCCTTCTggtatttgttttgtgcttcCAAAGGGTAATGAAACGttatcaaatcaaataaagcATTTTTGCTGAGCAGTAGAGTACGAGTCGGAAGTATAATCAGTTTTGGTAGAGTTTTGCattgtgttttaatatttcttcatgaaaaagttttttttttcaacccaaCGCAGAGCATTGTTGAGCAAAGACGAACCCTGCATTGCAATGATCATGATCTTGACAGCTACCGGGTGAGGCTGTGGTCGTAGCAAAACGCATTTTGGCAGGCtgcattttttcaaaaaataaactatttgcatgtttttataAGTAATATTCACCACTTTTCCGGCGCATTTACATTAACCGTAAATGTATGACCATTTTTGCCATTAATCCACTTGACAGGTGTTGCATGCGTGAGAACAATATGCGCATAAATGATTCATAACAAAAGCGACCGTCCCACCTGTTGGTTCATCTTAGCAGTGCGTAAATcgaacaaacaataaacactCTATcgagggtgtgtgagtgtgtgtttatcTGCACCGTTTCCTAAATATTTGAACCGGTCACACCGGTCCACATGCGCTAGCAGAGGGAAAACAAGTGCGCGCGTACATTGCCATTGGCGTATTCCTGCGGTTTTTATCAAAAGTGCATTAAGGGCTTTTGCGGGAAACCCCCTATATCCCCCCTCGCCCGCTCCCGTCGTCTGGTGACAGAAAGAAAGTGCGCGAGTGCGGTTGTCGTCGTGTGATATCGCTGCGTAAACATCGCGCACGGCCTTTGCGAACTCCTCGGCGCACGTACGGCAACCGTTTTGACAGCGCTTTCCAGTGGGTTGACAATAGCAGCAAGAATTCGGTTTTTGGTGTCGATCGACCGTCCGGGTGAAACAATagagggaaaggaaaagattCACCCTCGAGAAGGGCGTGTTCTGGTGTGATCATATCGACGTGTGATTCGCGTGTGTTTGTTCTAATCTGATAAACAGAAGATGGCTTTCTTCTTTAACTTTGTCGCAATAAGCTTCTTCGTGTACCACCTGGTCCGGCTGATTATGTGGGCCGTGCTGGATTCGGATATCGAGctgttttttctctccaaaCTCGGCAAACCCATTTGTAAGCACTTCCGGGCAGCAAATCGTGCTCACTGTGTATAATGTCTATTACTAATTTTCCTCTTTAAACGCTTTGCTTCAGCTTCACTCCGAGGGAAAGTGGTTTGGATTACCGGAGCGTCAAGTGGAATTGGACGGGATTTGGCGATCGCACTGGCAAAACATGGTGTAAAGCTGTGCATCTCCGCTCGTAACATATCCGAGCTATTAAAGGTGAAACAGGCCTGTTTAGGTATGTGCCGATGTGCCCCTTTTTTGTGAGGAACAAACATGTAATCtccggttttatttttattattagcaATATCGAACGGAAGCCTCGGACCGAACGATGTGTACGTGCTGGAGATGGATATGCTGCACCTGAACCATCACAATGATTACTTCAACATGGTGCTCGATCACTTCAAAACGGTGGACATACTGGTGAACAATGCCGGACGATCGCAGCGGGCCGAATGGGCCTCGATCAATATTAAGGTCGACCGGGAGCTGTTCGAGCTGGATGTGTTCGCGGTGATCAATCTGTCCCGCGTAGCGTTGAACTTTTTCGCACGCAACTCAATGAAAGGCCATCTGGTGGTGACGAGCAGTACGGCCGGACTGATTGGTGCACCGAACTCGGGAACGTACACCGGTGCCAAACATGCACTACATGTAAGCCATCATTATGTTCCTCTGTACAAATGGCGCTGAAGGttaaatattgtatttttatatGCTCGTCCCCCGCTTTTAGGGCTACTTTGAGGCACTGAGAAACGAATTCCCCAACGTTCACGTCACGATGTTCTGTCCCGGACCGACCGCGACAAACTTCTTGCAAGAATGTTTCACCGATACACCTGGCGCGGTAAGTACTGAGCGAATCATTTTCGATAAAGGTGTCCGCTGGATACGCTCTCACACTCTCACCATGCAAATTGTGTCAACTTGTAGAAATATAACCAATCCGTTCAACCGACCGATCGTCGTATGACGAGCGAACGCTGTGGACACCTGTATGCCTTGGCAATCGCGAACAAGACCCATCTCAGCTGGGTCGGAACGTTCCCGATTAACTTTCTGCTTTACATCGGCTGCTACTATCCAAACCTGAAACGAGTGTAAGTGGAATGATATATTAGTTAAAGTTAGCAACTTGACCACGTAAACAATATACCACGTAAACAGCACCTCATTTAACATAATCCCGGGGGTGTTAGGGAAGAAGTATAATTTAATCATGCCCTTTTGTTTCTGCTTTCATGTCTGCTGGATGGTTTTCACAGTCTGCTGAAAATTGTTGGCATGGAGCGTCTGCAGCGTGTTCGCGATAGTCGGTAAATTGGCGCTAATGaagatttaaaattgaaaaaaacacacacacacacgcacagctgctgtaacaaacaacaaacggtAAAGAAGCGGTCAACATTCCAGCCATGCCCCGACATCGCCAACGTTCGTTTCTCGTGTTGCATCCTGCATCGCCAGCCCACATCAACTCAACGTATGCAATTCTAGTGCAGGCCTTCATTTATGGCATTTACTCGATATTTTCGTTTCGTATTGTGTTGCCGTGTCGCCTATTCGACATCGACTAGAACAATTTACTCTCTCGTTATGTCACGATATTAGCGCACTGTGTTTGTGTCCACATTGGTTTTGCGTTTtaacataattatttaaacactattattattaacacTAAATGTAACAAGGTTATATGTTTGCATCGTTTCGTGTACAGGCAGCTTAACTCGCTTAACTGTGTAGATTGAACATGTTCTTTCGCACGCTCTTTGTTTGTAAAATACTGCATACACAATGCTTTTTAGagaaatatatttatgtaATAAAGTTATGAAGTTTCTTTTTCACACAGTTAttcacgtttgtttgtttaaatctCTTCCCATTGCTCCATTTATGTTATTCTACTGGTAGTGAGGGACAAAACATGTTTACCATCAATTGATTTACACTgaaataaagataaaaaaacgaaataaattattatataattcaaattcaattcacaCACCCCATAGATTTTGGTGGAATTTGAAACAATAATCCACAGAGTGATAGATGCTATCAACGCTAACAGTAATCGAATTTTTGTGGCCAGCTTATCAatggaacaacaaaaacagggAACATCAAAGAACGGAATATTTGTCGCATGGTACCGCGAACACAAAGACGTTCTTcagtttgtttaaaattttaaaaacaacctTGATACGCGGATTTCGtttcttcattttgcttaaatagtagcatgttttattaaaccaagttttttttctttccagttCCAATTGTTTCGTGACTCTATGGTAGAGAAGATTACAGTACCCTATATGGTGCCAAACTGCTGCCGTACCAGAACACTGCCTCATTTCACATGCATATTCTGCTATTTGACACCGTTCACAAACGGCATTTTCGTTTgtgtcgtcttttttttttgttttttctcatATTTACTTGCTTCATCACTGAATGCTTTTTCGAATAATTCCAAAGAGCAAATGTATTGGGAACATATTAGAAAATACGGCCCGCGATCTCTAGCAATCGCTCATAAATATAATCTCTATATCCGGTTAATCCACACCCAAAACCATCAGTTCTCTTCGCAACGGTTGGGACGCTCCTCTCGCTGGTGAGCGAATTAGGATTTAATCGCATTATTGAAGCCACGACAAGCACGCACAGAGCTTTGTTTTGCCTACAACAATGCGAAACCGGAGACACCCCCTATGATTACCGTCTACTACTTAACAGCGAGTACACTACCTGCCTTGGCTTATCACTAATTATGGTTAGCGCTAGCCAAGATGAATGTgaatgtggatgtgtgtgtgtgtgtgtgtgtgtgtactgtgTATCTTATATGCTGGCGCGTGACTGTGTGCAGTAGATATTATTGGTAATAAATATGTATATTAATCCTTTTAGCAGGGTTCGAATTATATAGCATAGAGAGGTTCTATCTGGATTGCATTACTTGCAGGGTTGTCCAACACGTTACTGTTCGCATCCTATTATCACACACCCACCGGGAGGAATCTATGATAAGCGGCTCACGCGCCGCACCGGTAGCTTTTCCATCAACCATCAGCTTCTTCGTCTCATTTTGTGTGGATGTGTAACATCTTCGCTAGTCTTTCTCCGCGCCACAACagtttacccttttttttttagtttgtctATAATACAACCAATCTATAAATATCTTAAATGTTacatctgttttttgttttaatcagAGCACGGTGCAGTTGCATTGCTCGCGCATAATAAAGGAAGCCTAAGACTACACCGTTTCAAATTCCTATCAGCCATTTACAAAGGAATATGAAACCCTTGGCAATCGAAATCGGTCCAATCGGTCAATCGATGTTACTATATAGTGCCGAAACACATATAAGGTTTGATTCTAGGGTTACACCTTTCATATACGCGCTATCCATTTTCCATACTTACAGTTCGTTCTCTAGTGGGCAACCTTCCTGTGCAACCGTCCGCTACATAAGGACTGGACTGGGGGGGAGAGGTTCTCTATATCCTACCGTCATTATTTCTATTCACTAATGTTACACGCAACAGCACATTCACTTAACAGACCTTGCGGCTTTTTACCATGCATAGAAAGTGTGTGCTTTGTGTTTAatattcgtttgtttgtttaccttttcttCTATTCTTACTTTTAAGCGGTAATGCTTTATTTGGATGCactatattttgttttctgccGGTCGCGCGTTTGCGTCTAAaacagtgatttttttttcgttatgcTCTTAAATTTATCTGAAGTATCTGAAGCATCTCAAGGGGGTTAATAACGTTCAAGAGAGTACACACTATACTCAATTGCAGGACACATGTGTACAATCACTGCTAAACTTTCCATGCACACCATTGGTTGAAACGATCTTTTGCATCGGATGATCGTTCCACTACAAGAAGTTATTGTATACGATCATACTGGTTCTCTTCCGTAAAAAGTCTACATCTTCTTCTTAATTAACTGATACTAACACTAACGCATGGTTAGAAGCCCCAAAACCAAGGGATGGTGTGCTAAATCACGCGTTGTACGGTTATATACTACTGTGTTGAACGGTACGTAAAGTCACCTACTTTTCTGcagatggattttttttttatgcttttccccCAGTAAACCAGACAGAACACAATCGAATCCGCCACATGAAAGTACACTTTACTGGAGGGGAGAAAAGATGGATAGgcgaatttaaaacaaatcaatctaTTCATCATCGAGAGTGTTGCACGCGCAGGGCACTCCCGTGGCTCCATCAATATCATTGCGCAATGCGAATTGTTTTCAAACTTCCTATCCTACGACACTTCAGCTTACATCTGTACACAGATACACAAACCTAACGACAGGAGAGGTTAATAAAATACGCACtataaactaataaaaaaataagcatAATCCTAACACTAATGATTACCAACATTAAAATTCCTAAAGTACACCGGGccttgataaaaaaaaaaccggtctGTGTTTTGATAAGCAATTCGTAATTTTTACGCCTCGTTTCGTTCGCTGTTTTACCATAATAATTTCGTCTCGCGAACGATATTGCGTGTCACTGCCCTCTTCGCTATCCCTATGCTGTTTTGCCATGTGGGAATAATTGTTAATGATTTTGCTAATTTTGTTCAGTTCCATGTATAGTATTATTTGACTCTATAGCCAGTGTCGGTCTGGGCCCTGGCTTGGCTGGCTTGACTGGTGCGCTCTATTTATTACTCTcgactgtacacacacacacacacacatgcatagtTGAAAAGTCTCAGGTATGTGTCATTGCCTACACAGGTCGGTAGACGATGTAGACTGCTACTGACCTTGGTATTGAGTCATACGCTACCGACCAACATCATCTGCACACCGGGTTGACATTTTTCTTCCCCATTTCTGTTTTAGAAACGGGACATATAGACACCGCCTTTATCCTTCTTTATCCTGTTTTAGAGTATGATTGCATTGTTGTTTGCCATTGGTAATCCAAGCTGACCAATGGCACCACCACCGGAACCCTTCTTCGATAGGCGCCGTTTGGCGCGTATTTTACGCACGTACGCCTTGATGAGCTTCTGTATTTTAATGGGATTTATCTCCCCGGTGCGGCTGTGGCAGATCTGCGGAAAGAGAACCACGACCACGTGTTACATCGCCAcataaaacaccaaaaaaaccacaaaactttACCTTCGGTACCGCGCGACGCAAAATATCCTTGTACTCGTCCTTATTGATTTGCTTCTTGTTGTAATACGGTTTGATGACCAGTTTGACCTCCTCGACGACGCGCTCGAGCCGGTTGAGTTTCTTCAGGTACTGCAATACAATTACGCAATCGAGCGGAACATGGTCAAAAGTGACGCATTCGTATCACTAAGTTAATGCGATATTTACCTTCTCCTTATCCGACATCTTCGACGGATCTTCGTCATTAGCAGTGTCACCTTTTTGGTTAGATTTGCctttgaaagaaaaaccagCAAACAACATTATTACCTCATTTGTTACTTTGACATATCCGACTTGCGCCCGATACGTACCTCCCTTCGAGCGTTTGTGTTGGCCCTTCCGACTGCGACCTGCCTTACCGCCGTGATGCTGGTTCGGTGATGATCCAAACAGTGTATCAAActggttggttgattttttggCCGCTTTCGTCGTTGGCATCGTTTTGGACGATCGACCCCCGGGAAGCTGCGTGTTCGCGTTCAACTGATGCTGATGATTTGCCTGCTGTTTGCTGCCGGATTGCGTGTGCAGCGGTGGCGAATCCAGTATATCCATCCCCGCACCGCCGGGTGGTTCAAACAAATCGTCAAAATCGCTCGCACCCGGCGAGTACGGAGAATCGGTCGGGTTCATGAAATCACCGAACTTACCACCGGGCTGACCTTGGCCGGCGGATCCGGCCAGTGGCAATGGCAATTTCGAGATGAGATTATTGTTCGGCCCGCTCGATGATGGTACAAACTCGTCAAAGATCACGTCCGAATCGGAGTTGGTACCGGCCGGATCGGGTACCTTCGCATTCGAGTTAGACGCCGTTCCGCTGAGCACGATGTTGTTGAGCATTTGAACTTTCCCAGTGTTACCATTGCTGCGTCCTATTAGGGACTGTGGAGGTGTACGAGAATGTACCACATCCGCTCCGTTTCCGACGGTACCGCCGTTCATGGTATCACTTGATCCAACAGCACTGGCAGCGGTGGCActgtccatcatcatcatgccacCCTCTGTTCCAGAACCAGACGCTGGACCGTCTCTGTTCGTCGTTTTCGTTTGCTCTTCATCCGATAGCCTACCGATCGATAAAGCATCGGATCGGTCACGCGACGAACCACCGGGAGTCGGTGAAGGCGAAGGTGATTTCGTCGGCTCGAACGGATCGTACACGTCGGGCGAAGGTGATTGCGGTGCCGGTTCCGGTGGCGTATTCGGTCCTACAGTGGCTATTGTTCCACCTACACCGCTGCCCGCTCCGTAACTCATCCCCTGTGACGGAGGCACATCACCATCTTCTTCTCCCATCGTTCCTTCACCCGCTACCGTACCTTCTTGCCGTTCCGGGGTGTCCTCTTTGCCTTCGTCCAAATCACCCGGATCGTACAGTGGATTGACGGGTCGAACGTTGGTAGACTTTGTTTTAACCTGCATCGAGAACTTTGGTGCTTGCAGTGTTTTCAACGATTGCTGATTGCTGCCTATTGCGGCACCACTGCTGCTGGTCGGGAATCCTGGTGGAGTCTTCGGTCCGAACATGTCATCGACGGGTGAGCGGCGCTCTGGTGGCGTTTTGCGCATCGCTCCACCATTAGAACCGGACGTACCAGCTGCTGTACTTCCCACCGACAGTCCACCCGCGCCACTCATCGAATTCGGCCCTTCCATCAAGCCGAGCGATTGGCCAAGTGTACTTCCAGCTGCTCCACCACTTCGTAGCATTACGCCAACTACATTGCTGTTCTTCTCCTGACCTTGACCTGCGCTTCCTGCTGCATCAATGGTTGCGCCAGCCGGAGTACCTCCCGCAATACTACCGACAACTGCACCTGTTCCACGACGATCTTTGTCTTTTTCCGTATCGCTATCCGATAGCACGATGACAGCTTTCGGTGACGGTGTCAACACGCGGAATGGggatccatccaaatcgatAATTACTACCGGTTTCGTTGGAATATCGACGGCGGGACGCGTACGTTGCTTTAGCCGACCATCGAGTCTCTTAGTCTTTGGTCGCTCACCTTCTGCTGGGCGCTGGCGTTTACCAGAGGACGCACCGGAACCGGTCACGGCAGTAGCGTCCTTttgccgttgctgttgcttacCACCGCTCGGTCGCTCAAggccatgatgatgatgatgatggtgatgccgCGAATGCTCGGTTGCCGAAACGTTCGCCGAGCGTGTCTTATCTTGTCCGCTCGTATCCTTACCAGATCCCGTGGCCACCACCGACGACGCACTCTTATCGTTAAAGCTAACACTTACAAGAATATTATCACCCGATGTAAATACTTCCTTCGAGGGCAGAGTGGCATGCTTCTCGCGGGCCTCCCGTTCCCGGCGCCTTGCCTCCTTCCGGGCCTGCTTGTTGCTGCGCCCCTCCCGATCCTTGCCACCGTGCAGGGCTTCGGCCTGCTGTTTCGCCAGCGCTTCCTCGTTCGTGAGAATGACCGTCAGATTAGCCGCGGCCGAAGCAGATGAGGCCGGTCCGTTCGTTTTCGCACGAGCGCTGGACAGcggtggcagtggtggtggtgtccAGGAACTATCGCGATGTCGCTGGCCTCCTCCCTTGGCAAACCGCTCGGTAAGTATGCCGGATGCGGTTGGAggtgctgttggtggtgtgCGTGACCGCGATCGTGATCCCAACGGCGAAAGTGATCTTTTTcgctctttctttttctttagcTTCTTGTTCAGGTTCTTCACCGGCGGAGGTGTCACACTGCGACGGctcttgttcttcttcttattcCGGCCAAGGTTCCGTGCCGCTAGGGATGTTTTGTGCCCGCGGCCACGACTTCGGCTGCGACTGCGACTACGACTCCTACTGCGACTGCGGCTTCTGCTGCGACTGCGGCTTCTGCTGCGACTGCGACTCCTGCTACGGCTAACAGATACCAGTCGCTTCTTTCGTTTGCCTTTCTTCTTCGCTCTTGCACCGCGTCTTTCCGGTGGTGAGCGTGATCGCGACGGTGTAATTGATCGTCGAAAGCTTCCTCGGCGCACTGCCGGACGATGGTGCGCCGGTGGCGAATGAGAGCGCGAGCGGGATATAGATCGTGAGCGTGGAGAACGGGCAAAGCGACCACGGAGTGGTGATGATCGCGGGGAGGGTGATCGCATGCCGAGAGGTCCAGAACgtccagcaccaccacctcctCTCGAACGGGATCGCGACCCTGATGACGATCGATGAGGCGACCGACGGAATGGGGGTACTGGAGAACGTACCCCGTGTGGCGGTGACCGTCCACGGTGTCGTGGAGGAAGCGCAGGTGATAGGGAGCGCCTACGAGCTGAAGGAAAGCCGGAAGCGGGCCCACGCGATCTTACTGCCGGTAGTGGTTCGGGTGAAAGCGAAATAGACATGTTGCGTCGTTCCCGTGACCGGCTGCGCGACGGAGAACGAGTGCGTGACCTTCGCTTCGGTGTAATATCTCTTCCGAAGGGATCTTTATAGATACGGGGTCTTTTTTCTGCAATTATCGACCGGATATCGTACCGTGGCAACTCTTTCCGCTTCGGGCGACGTTGTCGATTCCGACGATCGGTTGATTTACTGTCTTCAGCACCGCTTTCCCCATCGCCATCTCCATTGCGAGCGTCTCTTTCCGTATCACCGTGCTCGTTAGTATCATTGCCGCGTCGCCCTCGGTCCCGAGACGATCGTTTTTTCGTATCCTTTTCACGATAGTTGCGCTCACGTCCTTTTTTCGTGACTTTCTTGAAGGAGGCAAGTTGCTCCTTCCTTTTCGACGATTGACCACCTTTTGAGGTGGAAGGACCACTGCCTGCATGATCTCCAACTGCCGCAGTTGCATCCGCAAAAGCTGAATCATCTTCGTCAGAGATCATTTCTGTATCCATTCCATCAATGCCGGCCGAATCAATAGCACTGCCCTGGCTGCGAAAACGAGACGATGAATCCAACAAGGCCGTACACTCACCGGAAGGTCCCTCCCCGGCATCGATTAGCTCCCGACGTTCTTGATATTTCTCATCCAGGCAAGGCGTATAGCTGCGATCGTCCTCGGTCGCTCCCATTAAACCGGCCGGTGCACCAAAGTTGGCCGTAGCGATTGCTGACGCGGCTGCCATTGCTGCCCCCGATGCTCCCAAGGCCGCCACGAGCGATGTCGTTAATGGAGGGGTCAGGGCATCCAACCCACCAACTCCTCGGCGCCCATCCGTACCACGATTCGAATCTGCCTCAATCTTCTTCAGCTCATCGTCACTATCCGAATCAAATTCGTCACGCGCCGGTGTACCTTCGTCGTTTTCATCCACGTTATCCGCGGTACCAGGCGTACTGccagctgctgttggtgccGGTACCATCTCATCCTCGCCGTTCACAGCAGGTCCAGTGTTGTTTACAGAACTTTGCTTCGGATCCGTGTATGGTTCGCCATCCATGTCGTCGTCATCGAGCTGTACCAAGTCTTCGTCCCTTTCGCCAGCAAATCGATCGTCCTCTTCATCATCTGTGCGCTGTTCACTGTCGAGCGGATCGTATGGTTGATTCCCGTCAGCGCCACCTTTCGCGTACTGCAAAGTTTCCGACGAATAAACTGAGAAATTTGGACAGTTGTTTTCAGATGCGGCTGCCGCACCAGTTCCCGCATCACCATCCACATCATGATGGGAAAGCCCTTTCGGCAGTAGATTACCGGGAACAGTCTTGTTTTCCTTGGATACTTCATCATCCTCTTCATCCGTTTCGTCATCTTTTTTCAGCTTGCTGCTCGACGCTACAGCGGGCGTGGTGGACGTTTTGCCGCTCATGGAAGAACCTAGTAATGCGGTGTCGGATGCACCGGTGTAAGCGGTTGATGCATTAGTATTTGTGTTACTACTGCTTGCTCCACTCATTCCAGCACCACCAGTACCATTGGTGACGATGCTGTTCGAGGATGAGTTGGACCCGGGTGGGCCACTAGTGCTTCCGCCATTGCTTCCACCGGCTGAGATGGATTGGGTAGTCGTACTGCTACCAGGGGTATTAGCAGCGACATTTACTGCTCCCGTAATAATTGATTCTCTCGCATTTCCGCTCGGTCCAGCAGGTCCCCCTCGCCGACAATCCGCGTTTGATGGATCAAtggggaaaacaatttttccaccattgaTGCGCACGTTTCGTAATCCGTCCCTCGAATGCCATCGCTCTTGGCTCTCAAGTATGCTACCGAGCAGATCTGATCCAGTCGATGCAGCTTCTCTCGGTGAAGGCGTGCTGAAACTTTCGAAACCACTCTTCAATACTCGCCTGCGTC
The Anopheles moucheti chromosome 2, idAnoMoucSN_F20_07, whole genome shotgun sequence genome window above contains:
- the LOC128306156 gene encoding dehydrogenase/reductase SDR family member 7, giving the protein MAFFFNFVAISFFVYHLVRLIMWAVLDSDIELFFLSKLGKPISSLRGKVVWITGASSGIGRDLAIALAKHGVKLCISARNISELLKVKQACLAISNGSLGPNDVYVLEMDMLHLNHHNDYFNMVLDHFKTVDILVNNAGRSQRAEWASINIKVDRELFELDVFAVINLSRVALNFFARNSMKGHLVVTSSTAGLIGAPNSGTYTGAKHALHGYFEALRNEFPNVHVTMFCPGPTATNFLQECFTDTPGAKYNQSVQPTDRRMTSERCGHLYALAIANKTHLSWVGTFPINFLLYIGCYYPNLKRVLLKIVGMERLQRVRDSR
- the LOC128299215 gene encoding serine/arginine repetitive matrix protein 2-like, with protein sequence MASDTEDELVPTTSVSAASASTTSATRAGRRLRNRNVLNLEDSDNESSGSGPIAGPSRRRTVPVAKMDLASESSEWESDWNSDEEQLLEKGDKDAVAAVLASKLGYASDESSGSSSSNDSEKCPICLLSLHNQEVGVPEVCEHVFCAPCIEEWSRNVSTCPIDRKGFELINIYADLERRQQQKEVLRVYRVQPKPVEGEVDGVEAEGTGLAVPAEDELTYCEVCRQAHSEETMLLCDSCNLGYHMECLNPPLLEIPSGSWYCDCCFASGSDEDDNELQDLLDDLNEIGGMRESRLRQRIHSPLRIVRTRQSERIRAAILTRAAAAVRLNMVQSSPDGAGPSTVAARVRRLAAGSSAHGGSSSSSSLVAVAAPPRARKTVKRKRRRRTRRKILSMIISEYDVDDNDNGTGVGGAGDGQKFAIKRKKLYSTLRKLRKKRAKRRKSSGVGGMGGSRRRSAAAAAAAALATNGENGDLLRSTNAMTDSVQRQRIGAGITPLKIFGGRNDLDYFSDDDDEEEGSSTGGGTGGTGGSTLIAGGAMSSRLRNVLGRRRVLKSGFESFSTPSPREAASTGSDLLGSILESQERWHSRDGLRNVRINGGKIVFPIDPSNADCRRGGPAGPSGNARESIITGAVNVAANTPGSSTTTQSISAGGSNGGSTSGPPGSNSSSNSIVTNGTGGAGMSGASSSNTNTNASTAYTGASDTALLGSSMSGKTSTTPAVASSSKLKKDDETDEEDDEVSKENKTVPGNLLPKGLSHHDVDGDAGTGAAAASENNCPNFSVYSSETLQYAKGGADGNQPYDPLDSEQRTDDEEDDRFAGERDEDLVQLDDDDMDGEPYTDPKQSSVNNTGPAVNGEDEMVPAPTAAGSTPGTADNVDENDEGTPARDEFDSDSDDELKKIEADSNRGTDGRRGVGGLDALTPPLTTSLVAALGASGAAMAAASAIATANFGAPAGLMGATEDDRSYTPCLDEKYQERRELIDAGEGPSGECTALLDSSSRFRSQGSAIDSAGIDGMDTEMISDEDDSAFADATAAVGDHAGSGPSTSKGGQSSKRKEQLASFKKVTKKGRERNYREKDTKKRSSRDRGRRGNDTNEHGDTERDARNGDGDGESGAEDSKSTDRRNRQRRPKRKELPRYDIRSIIAEKRPRIYKDPFGRDITPKRRSRTRSPSRSRSRERRNMSISLSPEPLPAVRSRGPASGFPSARRRSLSPALPPRHRGRSPPHGVRSPVPPFRRSPHRSSSGSRSRSRGGGGAGRSGPLGMRSPSPRSSPLRGRFARSPRSRSISRSRSHSPPAHHRPAVRRGSFRRSITPSRSRSPPERRGARAKKKGKRKKRLVSVSRSRSRSRSRSRSRSRSRSRSRSRSRSRSRSRGRGHKTSLAARNLGRNKKKNKSRRSVTPPPVKNLNKKLKKKKERKRSLSPLGSRSRSRTPPTAPPTASGILTERFAKGGGQRHRDSSWTPPPLPPLSSARAKTNGPASSASAAANLTVILTNEEALAKQQAEALHGGKDREGRSNKQARKEARRREREAREKHATLPSKEVFTSGDNILVSVSFNDKSASSVVATGSGKDTSGQDKTRSANVSATEHSRHHHHHHHHGLERPSGGKQQQRQKDATAVTGSGASSGKRQRPAEGERPKTKRLDGRLKQRTRPAVDIPTKPVVIIDLDGSPFRVLTPSPKAVIVLSDSDTEKDKDRRGTGAVVGSIAGGTPAGATIDAAGSAGQGQEKNSNVVGVMLRSGGAAGSTLGQSLGLMEGPNSMSGAGGLSVGSTAAGTSGSNGGAMRKTPPERRSPVDDMFGPKTPPGFPTSSSGAAIGSNQQSLKTLQAPKFSMQVKTKSTNVRPVNPLYDPGDLDEGKEDTPERQEGTVAGEGTMGEEDGDVPPSQGMSYGAGSGVGGTIATVGPNTPPEPAPQSPSPDVYDPFEPTKSPSPSPTPGGSSRDRSDALSIGRLSDEEQTKTTNRDGPASGSGTEGGMMMMDSATAASAVGSSDTMNGGTVGNGADVVHSRTPPQSLIGRSNGNTGKVQMLNNIVLSGTASNSNAKVPDPAGTNSDSDVIFDEFVPSSSGPNNNLISKLPLPLAGSAGQGQPGGKFGDFMNPTDSPYSPGASDFDDLFEPPGGAGMDILDSPPLHTQSGSKQQANHQHQLNANTQLPGGRSSKTMPTTKAAKKSTNQFDTLFGSSPNQHHGGKAGRSRKGQHKRSKGGKSNQKGDTANDEDPSKMSDKEKYLKKLNRLERVVEEVKLVIKPYYNKKQINKDEYKDILRRAVPKICHSRTGEINPIKIQKLIKAYVRKIRAKRRLSKKGSGGGAIGQLGLPMANNNAIIL